A window from Ciconia boyciana chromosome 21, ASM3463844v1, whole genome shotgun sequence encodes these proteins:
- the LUZP1 gene encoding leucine zipper protein 1 → MAEFTGYKETSNRHLRFKLQSLSRRLDELEEATKNLQKAEDELLDLQDKVIQAEGSNSSMLADVEALRKRVLKIEGKDEEIRKAEELCRLMKEKLEEEESLTRELKSEIEHLQRRMAELEKLEEAFSRSKNDCTQLCLSLNEEKNLTKKISTELEILRVKVKELEASEDRLDKTEQSLTGELEKLKSLALSFITERKHFNEREKQNEKIIQELTQKLEQNNKLNRADQTRNASNLLERSSNNLLDRNDLRIEDDLTSALPSKETRRKGSVDYLKHVENETRNKSENQKNKNQEDNKVKDLTQEIEKLKTQIKRFESLEEELKKMRAKNNDLQDSYLSEQNKNKLLTGQLEEIKMQIKKQKDLENGEVENEDTSFSSRGKHDRPKYRGVTADLTAAKHKPGELSPQQRRERARNRDFSVSNDSYSHGGKQVPSPSLMNRKAGKASGASALSDTAVTDTKRLEDKSSVSTFSSGQKEGCVTQNEGKRSKEQPSVLSRYPPAAQEQKSWKAPSKPVGDTGLRSKAEKPSQVLRSNCQTSADARDEKSSKGESVASLAEKLKTSQAEVSDCSGDTLLARGNHTSSNGTASAYRYHLSSHVLASDSTGSKAEAVNTFAASHRQPSEGRAKRAIISQEKEFADTSLESAKPSTLTKHSHRSRSQEDILQILTGLDKEDTEQSSTSAMDHVNAGLKTDSKTIQSNQEKLNSDEELGRSKKITTQSDFETRKKVSSKQCSNSRGVFRASLFENDKNTVNDEDSTKCIKPSDTSTGGFKSRRSFSPREALRSKAVIKPAIVEKDMKAVMGGTVSEAESEKQKSVFKMVTNKMTSSITIFPSEPTAPRSSADIAAKERHVTTSNIRVAPNEPSPITSNLPTPFEISINKSALKLSETDRTGEAVPRSKAETVVSRSSIMIKTSELTERNSEPPSETISWKNHGSSDASSSETKHVTVRSSWRTRPGLHSLEDSQTKVEKSAASSTTNMYRSSVDLSEMEGNSARTNSLEQTSARTSATANSWSAPELGSRRTKSNLSASELLTRRSYASDPTAASAWHRTTLPDESKDFVPSSRRKQYGSSEYLSQVDTPGKRPATKMDLQDPESNPHAPLGLQVEEQGASRACRTTSRR, encoded by the coding sequence atggcaGAATTTACAGGTTACAAGGAAACCTCAAATCGGCACCTACGATTCAAATTGCAGAGTCTTAGTCGCCGCCTTGATGAACTGGAGGAAGCAACCaaaaatctgcagaaagcagaggatgAGCTGCTTGACCTCCAGGACAAAGTTATCCAGGCAGAAGGCAGCAACTCCAGCATGCTGGCTGACGTTGAAGCCCTGCGGAAAAGAGTGCTGAAGATCGAAGGCAAGGATGAAGAAATTAGGAAGGCTGAAGAGCTTTGCCggttaatgaaagaaaaacttgaagAAGAAGAGAGCCTCACCCGAGAGCTGAAGTCAGAAATCGAACACCTTCAGAGGAGaatggcagagctggagaagctggaggaggCCTTCAGCAGGAGCAAGAATGACTGTACGCAGCTGTGTCTTAGCCTCAATGAAGAAAAGAACTTGACCAAAAAGATATCTACAGAATTAGAAATACTTAGAGTGAAAGTGAAGGAACTGGAAGCATCTGAGGACAGGCTGGATAAAACCGAGCAGAGCTTAACGGGTGAATTAGAGAAACTGAAATCCTTAGCGCTGAGCTTtatcactgaaagaaaacattttaatgaaagagaaaagcagaatgaaaaaataatccaggaGCTAACACAGAAACTAGAACAAAACAATAAACTAAACAGGGCTGATCAAACTAGAAATGCATCCAACTTGCTAGAAAGGTCATCAAATAATCTCCTGGACAGAAACGATTTGAGAATTGAAGATGACTTGACTTCTGCATTGCCCTCTAAGGAGACCAGGAGGAAGGGAAGTGTGGATTACCTGAAACATGTAGAAAATGAAACCAGGAATAAatcagaaaaccaaaagaataaaaatcaggaaGACAACAAAGTGAAAGATCTTACCCAAGAAATTGAGAAACTTAAAACTCAGATCAAACGTTTCGAATCTTTAGaagaagaacttaaaaaaatgagagCCAAAAACAATGACCTGCAAGACAGTTACTTGAgtgaacagaataaaaacaaactctTAACGGGTCAgctagaagaaataaaaatgcaaataaagaaacagaaagatctGGAGAATGGAGAGGTTGAAAATGAAGATACAAGCTTTTCTAGCAGGGGAAAACATGACAGACCTAAATACAGAGGTGTCACAGCTGATTTGACAGCTGCCAAGCACAAGCCAGGGGAGCTCTCACCGCAGCAGCGCCGGGAAAGAGCAAGGAACAGAGATTTCTCTGTCAGTAACGACAGCTACAGCCACGGTGGTAAGCAGGTGCCCAGTCCAAGCttaatgaacagaaaagcaggaaaagcatcTGGTGCATCTGCCCTTTCAGACACTGCTGTGACAGATACAAAAAGACTGGAAGATAAATCTTCAgtttccactttttcttctggTCAGAAGGAGGGCTGCGTCACGCAGAATGAGGGAAAGAGATCAAAAGAGCAGCCGTCTGTCCTCAGCCGATATCCTCCTGCTGCACAGGAGCAGAAATCTTGGAAAGCACCTTCCAAACCTGTTGGTGACACAGGCCTGAGATCCAAGGCTGAGAAGCCATCTCAGGTGCTCCGTAGCAACTGCCAAACCAGTGCTGACGCACGGGATGAAAAGTCAAGCAAAGGAGAATCGGTGGCTTCTTTGGCCGAGAAGCTGAAAACAAGTCAGGCAGAAGTCAGTGACTGCTCGGGGGACACGCTGCTCGCCAGGGGTAATCACACCTCTTCCAATGGCACAGCTTCGGCGTACAGGTACCACCTCTCCTCCCATGTGTTGGCATCAGATTCCACTGGCTCGAAAGCAGAAGCAGTGAACACTTTTGCTGCATCACACAGACAGCCCTCGGAGGGAAGGGCTAAAAGAGCAATAATCTCCCAGGAAAAAGAATTCGCAGACACATCACTTGAAAGTGCAAAGCCTTCAACACTAACAAAGCATTCCCATCGCTCCAGGAGTCAGGAAGACATTCTGCAGATTCTCACAGGCCTTGATAAAGAAGACACGGAGCAGTCTTCAACTTCAGCAATGGATCATGTAAATGCTGGCTTAAAAACGGACTCCAAAACCATCCAGAGTAACCAGGAAAAACTTAATTCAGATGAAGAATtgggaagaagcaaaaaaataaccACTCAGTCAGATTTTGAGACAAGAAAGAAAGTCAGTTCCAAGCAGTGCTCCAATTCCAGGGGAGTTTTCAGAGCATCACTttttgaaaatgacaaaaacacTGTAAATGATGAAGACTCCACCAAGTGTATAAAACCATCAGATACCAGCACTGGAGGATTTAAATCCAGAAGGTCGTTCAGCCCTAGAGAAGCTCTGAGATCAAAAGCTGTCATTAAACCTGCAATTGTTGAAAAGGATATGAAGGCAGTCATGGGAGGGACGGTTTCTGAGGCAGagtcagaaaaacagaagtctgtttttaaaatggtaacaAATAAAATGACAAGCAGCATCACAATCTTCCCTTCCGAGCCAACAGCTCCAAGGTCCAGTGCAGATATagcagcaaaggaaaggcaTGTTACCACCAGCAACATCAGAGTTGCTCCAAATGAGCCTTCGCCAATAACAAGCAATCTCCCCACACCCTTCGAGATATCGATTAATAAAAGTGCTCTGAAATTATCTGAGACAGACAGAACTGGAGAGGCAGTGCCGAGAAGTAAAGCAGAAACAGTGGTCTCCAGAAGCAGCATTATGATAAAGACTTCTGAACTCACGGAGAGGAACAGTGAGCCACCTTCAGAGACAATCAGCTGGAAGAACCATGGCTCTTCAGATGCATCttcatcagaaacaaaacatgtCACTGTGAGAAGTTCCTGGAGAACAAGACCAGGCTTACATTCCCTGGAGGACTCTCAAaccaaagtggaaaaaagtgCAGCTTCCAGTACTACAAACATGTATAGGTCCTCAGTGGACCTCTCAGAAATGGAAGGGAACAGTGCAAGAACAAACTCCCTGGAGCAGACCTCAGCAAGGACCAGTGCCACGGCTAATTCCTGGAGTGCCCCTGAATTGGGGTCCCGAAGGACCAAAAGTAACTTAAGTGCATCTGAACTGCTAACACGCAGGAGCTATGCAAGTGATCCTACAGCGGCTTCTGCTTGGCACCGGACCACGCTACCT